TCCTGTTGGGCGGGATTTTGTTATGATTCGGTGTAAATTTCGGGTATAGATAGGTGTTGGACGAGGACTCTGTGGCAACCTGAATGTACTCTGAAGATTCGGCGCTTGCTTGGAGCGATCCGTTCCACGTCAATTTTGGCTCAATCGTGACGCACTTCCGCAGCCATCTGTTTGTCCACATGAATAATGTGTTCGATTAGCCAATCAATTAGCCACCGCTGGAGATGCATGACGACGATAGTGGAAGCGCCGAGACGATCATACAGCGCCTGCAGCTCCATGAGATTCTTGACGAATTCCTCATGAGCGCGCTTGTGCTCTTCGTAGATCGGACACCTGGATTCGAGCATGTGTTTCTCTTCTTCTGAGAAGTGGTATTGCGCATACTCATGCAAAAACTTGAGAAGATCCGCCACGACTGTATCCCCCTTGTTCACATGCATAGCTTCGAGAAGAAGATCAATGCGGGTCAGAATCTGCTGGTGCTGCTGGTCCTGCCACTCCAGACCTGTAGAGAGTTCCTTGCGCCACTTGATCGCCATCAGTCACTCCTTCCGGACGGTTGACGAAGACATGATT
This window of the bacterium genome carries:
- a CDS encoding bacteriohemerythrin, whose protein sequence is MAIKWRKELSTGLEWQDQQHQQILTRIDLLLEAMHVNKGDTVVADLLKFLHEYAQYHFSEEEKHMLESRCPIYEEHKRAHEEFVKNLMELQALYDRLGASTIVVMHLQRWLIDWLIEHIIHVDKQMAAEVRHD